In Paenibacillus algicola, a genomic segment contains:
- a CDS encoding ComF family protein, producing the protein MKPAVLRRAVPVTFYVPWSVQLFIILKEVKPSMHSHSLHTLLQQVYKLLSPARFSCSLCQHTSTLSSRMPGLCRACYAKIPWITQPRCLACGRAIGCPDCSRPEAGPRHFVWNRSAVRYSAEMKEWLALYKYRGHEKIASLLIHMLKHAYVQAQRESLLASMPRSADPIWAQPGAKDVRQRRSAEGAQGLWEADVLTSVPVSDERRRERGFNQAEVLARGLSSAVSVPYCELLHRTRHTDKQSFKSRMDRVRDMENLFAMLPSAPDALLLRSEAVHERNSADSRSKTLRPLRILLLDDIYTTGSTVNACALALKTAAASADIPAEVCCLTWARS; encoded by the coding sequence TTGAAGCCAGCTGTCCTTCGCAGAGCTGTACCTGTCACCTTTTATGTCCCGTGGTCCGTGCAGTTATTCATTATTCTAAAAGAGGTGAAGCCCTCCATGCACTCACATTCTCTCCACACACTGCTGCAGCAGGTGTACAAGCTGCTATCTCCGGCCCGCTTCTCTTGCAGCCTATGTCAGCACACGTCCACCCTAAGCTCTAGAATGCCGGGGCTGTGCAGAGCTTGTTATGCCAAAATCCCCTGGATTACACAGCCGCGCTGCCTCGCCTGCGGAAGAGCGATTGGCTGCCCGGATTGCAGCCGCCCTGAAGCCGGTCCCCGGCATTTTGTATGGAACCGAAGCGCTGTTCGCTACTCCGCCGAGATGAAAGAATGGCTTGCGCTGTACAAGTACCGTGGTCACGAAAAAATCGCCTCCCTGCTCATCCACATGCTGAAGCATGCCTACGTGCAGGCGCAGCGGGAGAGCCTCCTCGCGTCTATGCCGCGAAGTGCTGATCCAATATGGGCGCAGCCAGGCGCTAAGGATGTCCGGCAGAGACGCTCTGCCGAAGGTGCACAAGGGCTCTGGGAAGCCGATGTCCTCACCTCCGTACCGGTTAGTGATGAGAGAAGGCGGGAGCGGGGCTTTAACCAGGCGGAGGTGCTCGCTAGGGGACTGTCCTCCGCGGTTTCCGTCCCTTATTGTGAGCTTCTGCACCGAACTCGACATACAGATAAGCAGAGCTTCAAGAGCCGGATGGACCGGGTGCGGGATATGGAGAACCTTTTTGCCATGCTGCCATCTGCACCGGATGCTCTGCTCCTGAGATCAGAGGCTGTTCACGAAAGGAACAGCGCTGACAGCCGCTCCAAGACCCTCCGCCCACTTCGCATTCTGCTGCTGGATGACATTTATACTACAGGAAGTACGGTTAATGCCTGCGCTTTAGCCTTGAAGACAGCCGCGGCTTCCGCCGAC
- a CDS encoding helicase-related protein, producing MDAALYAVRLAGGWRLIASLDLRVDLYWWFGSKARKITAGTSSPGLPAVSKVRSHDRGYAGAAKRLVVLSQGLPLGWATAVRDDFAEERGMDLWGSKAWGRYVRSALEHAVGAPLLEASGRGSRALADAPLFFPGDDGLRQLEALFGPREWEGLHTLALQLGGWLSGRALLAGEVEALLQEAGGGVPAGWVAAAQLGELLGRLRFYAGLAAEPAPRSPGWLRRRRARGLRCRRCGSAARGRTACAACGSAACAYCETCLAMGRSRACALLLQGAAQSAVQGTAGGSPTAALGRWGLSAAQSAAAGAALRFLAEPAVPGSAAGRFLIWAVTGAGKTEMIFPLLQSILTAGGRVLVAAPRRDVVLELAPRLAAAFAEQQVVTLYGGSPDRWKQGGITLATTHQLLRFKEAFDLVVIDEIDAFPYHNDPMLDFAAKGACKAGGKYIYLSATPPLKLQQEAAAGRLPHAKVPARFHGHPLPVPKAHRMISVHQCLARRQLPPALLRQLQASIERGAQVFLFLSRIRHIEPFLELLRRSLVKVPLDGTSSVDPERAAKVMAFRQRELRLLVTTTILERGVTVPRSDVFILDADSELFDEAALIQMAGRAGRSKEDPNGKVLFAAHTWTSSQRAACRQIRRMNVIARKGGYLKR from the coding sequence ATGGATGCAGCTTTATATGCGGTTCGGCTTGCCGGGGGATGGAGGCTGATAGCTTCTCTAGATCTTCGGGTGGATCTGTACTGGTGGTTCGGCAGCAAGGCACGAAAGATCACTGCGGGGACAAGCTCTCCAGGGCTGCCTGCTGTTTCAAAGGTGAGGTCTCATGACAGGGGTTATGCGGGCGCAGCGAAGAGGCTGGTGGTGTTATCACAGGGACTGCCGCTGGGTTGGGCGACTGCGGTACGGGATGATTTTGCCGAGGAGCGGGGCATGGATCTTTGGGGTTCAAAGGCGTGGGGGCGGTATGTCCGCTCCGCGCTAGAGCATGCGGTGGGCGCGCCGCTGCTGGAGGCGTCCGGCAGGGGGAGCCGAGCGCTGGCTGACGCGCCGTTATTCTTCCCCGGCGATGATGGATTACGCCAGCTGGAGGCGCTGTTTGGGCCCCGGGAGTGGGAGGGGCTGCATACTTTGGCGCTGCAGCTGGGCGGATGGTTAAGCGGCCGGGCGCTGCTGGCCGGGGAGGTGGAAGCGCTGCTGCAGGAGGCCGGCGGGGGCGTGCCCGCCGGCTGGGTGGCCGCGGCCCAGCTCGGTGAGCTGCTGGGCCGCCTGCGCTTTTACGCGGGGCTGGCGGCGGAGCCCGCCCCGCGATCGCCCGGCTGGCTGCGCCGCCGCCGGGCGAGGGGCTTGCGCTGCCGGCGATGCGGCAGCGCGGCAAGGGGCCGCACGGCATGCGCAGCGTGCGGCAGCGCGGCTTGTGCCTATTGCGAGACATGTCTCGCAATGGGGCGCAGCCGCGCTTGTGCGCTGCTCCTGCAGGGTGCAGCGCAATCGGCCGTGCAGGGCACGGCCGGGGGTTCCCCCACCGCGGCCTTGGGCCGGTGGGGGCTTAGCGCAGCGCAGAGCGCCGCCGCCGGCGCGGCGCTGCGGTTCTTGGCGGAGCCGGCGGTGCCGGGCTCCGCGGCCGGCCGCTTCCTGATCTGGGCCGTCACGGGCGCCGGGAAGACGGAGATGATCTTCCCGCTGCTTCAAAGCATCCTGACAGCCGGCGGCCGGGTGCTCGTCGCCGCTCCGCGGCGGGACGTTGTGCTGGAGCTGGCTCCCCGGCTGGCTGCCGCTTTTGCAGAGCAGCAGGTCGTCACGCTCTATGGGGGAAGCCCCGACCGCTGGAAGCAGGGCGGCATCACGCTTGCGACCACGCACCAGCTGCTGCGATTCAAAGAAGCGTTCGATCTCGTGGTCATCGACGAAATTGATGCTTTTCCTTACCACAATGACCCCATGCTGGACTTTGCGGCGAAGGGGGCCTGCAAGGCGGGAGGCAAATACATCTATCTGTCCGCGACCCCGCCGCTGAAGCTGCAGCAAGAAGCAGCAGCCGGCCGCCTGCCGCATGCCAAGGTTCCGGCTCGTTTTCACGGCCATCCGCTCCCGGTGCCGAAGGCCCATCGTATGATTTCCGTGCACCAGTGCCTCGCCCGGCGCCAGCTTCCTCCTGCTTTATTGAGACAGCTGCAGGCTTCGATTGAGCGGGGAGCACAGGTCTTTCTGTTTCTATCCCGCATCCGGCATATCGAGCCGTTCCTGGAGCTGCTTCGCCGCAGCCTGGTCAAGGTTCCACTGGACGGAACCTCATCCGTAGACCCGGAGCGGGCGGCCAAGGTGATGGCGTTCCGGCAGCGGGAGCTTCGGCTGCTGGTGACCACGACCATTCTGGAACGAGGAGTTACGGTGCCCCGCAGCGATGTATTTATACTAGACGCAGACAGTGAGCTTTTTGATGAAGCGGCTTTAATTCAGATGGCGGGACGTGCAGGCAGATCAAAAGAAGACCCGAACGGGAAGGTTCTATTCGCGGCCCACACCTGGACAAGCTCCCAGCGGGCGGCCTGCCGGCAAATCCGAAGGATGAACGTCATTGCCCGAAAAGGAGGCTACTTAAAGCGTTGA
- a CDS encoding 2,' 3'-cyclic nucleotide 2'-phosphodiesterase: protein MKKSAYVLSGVLIGAVLSTTTVAMADQVKSMIGKKVAGEYTVNVNGKLLTDKAIVVDNKAHVPLRSVNDSLGGSLNINGRTIIIKTEIPKDTAIPVSNNKYLGKSKTEIETTLKILKEDVLQEALDARDRVTAEINRLKLAETPEMISFWEEQLVEHNKSIVGIQADIAEAEAALAAVK, encoded by the coding sequence ATGAAAAAGTCTGCTTACGTACTTAGCGGAGTCTTGATTGGTGCTGTACTCTCTACAACAACTGTAGCTATGGCAGACCAGGTTAAAAGCATGATCGGCAAAAAAGTAGCCGGGGAGTACACAGTTAATGTCAACGGCAAGCTTTTGACCGACAAAGCTATTGTGGTGGATAACAAAGCCCATGTACCTCTTCGAAGCGTTAATGACTCCCTGGGCGGTTCCCTGAACATTAACGGCAGAACCATCATTATCAAGACAGAAATCCCCAAAGACACTGCAATCCCGGTCAGCAACAATAAATACCTGGGAAAAAGCAAAACCGAGATTGAAACAACATTAAAAATTTTAAAAGAAGATGTTTTGCAGGAAGCACTGGATGCCCGTGATCGCGTCACGGCCGAAATCAACCGACTGAAGCTCGCAGAGACGCCTGAAATGATTTCTTTCTGGGAAGAGCAGCTAGTGGAGCACAACAAATCTATTGTTGGAATTCAAGCTGATATTGCTGAAGCAGAAGCCGCCCTTGCAGCAGTTAAATAA
- a CDS encoding response regulator, which yields MELMDNEKPVIKVLLADDHQLFREGLKRILNMEDDIDVIGECGDGIQVLEFCNVEKPDIVLMDINMPTENGVQATEKLREMFPEIKVIILSIHDDESYVFETLRKGANGYLLKDMEAESLINAIRSVHEGFAFIHPKVTGKLIQQLRRMTYVNEAGAMAEGTSREAGVKFVAGDNNPLTRREAEVLRLMAEGKSNKMIGEYLFISEKTVKNHVSSILQKMEVDDRTQAVINSIKYGWVTL from the coding sequence ATGGAGCTTATGGATAATGAAAAACCGGTCATTAAAGTGCTTCTGGCGGACGATCATCAGCTGTTCCGCGAAGGACTGAAACGAATTCTGAATATGGAGGACGATATCGACGTCATCGGCGAATGCGGAGACGGCATTCAGGTGCTGGAATTCTGCAATGTCGAGAAGCCGGATATCGTGCTGATGGATATTAATATGCCGACCGAGAACGGCGTGCAGGCAACGGAGAAGCTACGTGAAATGTTCCCGGAGATCAAGGTCATTATTCTATCGATTCATGATGATGAAAGCTACGTGTTTGAGACGCTTCGCAAAGGGGCGAACGGGTATCTGTTGAAGGATATGGAGGCCGAGTCGCTCATCAACGCGATCCGCTCGGTGCACGAGGGCTTTGCTTTTATCCATCCAAAGGTGACTGGCAAGCTCATTCAGCAGCTGCGCCGCATGACTTATGTCAATGAAGCGGGCGCGATGGCCGAGGGCACGTCGCGTGAAGCCGGCGTGAAATTTGTCGCAGGCGACAACAATCCGCTCACCCGCCGGGAGGCGGAAGTGCTGCGCCTGATGGCGGAGGGCAAGAGCAACAAGATGATCGGGGAGTACCTGTTCATTAGTGAGAAAACCGTAAAGAACCATGTCAGCAGCATTTTGCAGAAGATGGAGGTCGACGACCGCACGCAGGCCGTGATCAACTCTATCAAGTATGGCTGGGTGACGCTGTAA
- a CDS encoding sensor histidine kinase: MDYQADAIDRVIKNAIQVMEDSKYQMFEILETARDELVSLNQELQQVLKETTETLEKVDQLEMNYRRSRIRLTEVSRDFVRYKEEDIKQAYEKATQLQLDLMIYREKEMYLKARRDELQKRVRNVEHSVERAESIGSQMGVVLEYLSGELGQVSRIIESAKNRQVIGLKIILAQEEERKRIAREIHDGPAQLLANLVLRTEIVERMLTKQEIKMVQDEIVDLKGQVRSSLEEMRKVIFNLRPMALDDLGLIPTLRKYVHDFEEKTKIRTLFETRGNEHRLSSAMEAAVYRLVQEGLSNAAKHAYPTYVLVELTYQAQMIKIVVQDNGLGFKVELLEQKSKDHFGLIGMRERVELLEGRMEINSAENEGTKIVIHIPTNVEKRKE, translated from the coding sequence GTGGATTATCAAGCTGATGCCATTGATCGTGTCATAAAGAACGCCATCCAGGTGATGGAGGACAGCAAATACCAGATGTTTGAAATATTGGAGACGGCCCGCGATGAGCTGGTGTCTCTCAATCAGGAACTGCAGCAGGTATTGAAGGAAACGACGGAAACCTTGGAAAAGGTGGACCAGCTGGAGATGAACTACCGCCGCTCCCGGATCCGGCTGACAGAGGTCAGCCGGGATTTCGTCCGGTATAAGGAAGAGGACATCAAACAGGCGTATGAAAAGGCAACACAGCTTCAGCTTGATCTTATGATCTACCGCGAGAAAGAAATGTACCTGAAGGCGCGGCGGGATGAGCTGCAAAAAAGGGTGCGAAACGTTGAGCATTCGGTGGAACGCGCGGAATCCATTGGCTCTCAAATGGGCGTAGTGCTGGAATATTTGTCGGGTGAGCTTGGACAGGTATCCCGCATTATTGAGTCTGCCAAGAACCGCCAGGTCATTGGCTTGAAGATTATATTAGCCCAAGAGGAAGAGCGGAAGCGAATTGCGCGTGAAATTCACGATGGCCCTGCCCAGCTGCTGGCGAATCTGGTGCTGCGGACAGAAATTGTGGAAAGAATGCTGACGAAGCAGGAAATTAAGATGGTGCAGGACGAAATAGTAGATTTGAAGGGACAGGTTCGATCCAGCCTGGAGGAAATGCGCAAGGTGATTTTTAACCTGCGTCCCATGGCTCTCGATGATTTGGGACTTATTCCTACTCTTCGCAAGTACGTGCATGATTTTGAGGAAAAAACAAAGATCCGTACGTTGTTCGAGACAAGGGGCAATGAGCATCGCCTTTCTTCAGCCATGGAGGCGGCGGTGTACCGGCTGGTCCAGGAGGGCCTTTCGAATGCGGCCAAGCATGCCTATCCGACGTACGTGCTGGTGGAGCTGACCTACCAGGCCCAGATGATTAAGATTGTGGTCCAGGACAATGGACTGGGCTTCAAGGTCGAATTGCTGGAGCAGAAGAGCAAGGACCACTTTGGATTAATCGGCATGCGCGAGAGGGTCGAGCTGCTTGAAGGGAGAATGGAGATCAATTCCGCCGAGAATGAGGGCACCAAGATCGTGATCCACATCCCGACGAACGTAGAGAAGAGAAAGGAGTAA
- a CDS encoding stalk domain-containing protein: MKRKEARNRGKQAGGRKWLVITLAGVMGMTPVLGSGLPFGQGLLSGYVVEAASASSVTKLGEEILTSGAVLMKYQMKSGTQTTLADVIRVDLNNKYVKLDVMTGTNNQFTARQSTGGMAQENGAVAAVNGDFFITGGQGAPMGGQVGNGILMSTPSQLQGMYAFLVTKDGKPMVDEYTFEGSIQAENGAVFPLAGMNKSAYVPEGGASKYSHLDAAYIYTGAWKAIERPTNSSTTPTEVMVTNGVITEISSMGGIPSAVPEGSYILRTHGKAAEFVRNQLAVGQTLTANYSLVSKQSGARVNPDSLQMMIGGHTLLVNGGKASSFTRDVSSIGGTRARTAVGYSKDNRYIYLVTAQKNSSSAGMSLSQLQEFMVSIGVWKGLNLDGGGSTTMVHRPLAEGSTKLTFNTEYGTAQRSIVNALGVFSTAPKGSLKGVKISGDTTLLIGQAGQYQLKGYDTYYNPVDMGSVNTSWKSSSGSLKVNGSTITAVKPGTSTLSAASGSASASMKVTVLGSEDIKELRAGTPSAPLAAGTTVSVPVTAVLNNGSSVDVPDSALQWEFSGFQGKVANGQLTVSSVNPGTQVGYAIARYDGFSTVVVLSSAAESMWEDFEYTSYPISFTTNVAAVTGKAAIVQDNDTNNRSKVLKLDYDMTGGIGQKMYAYAEFNGTTGKSVPATAASMSLDVKGDTSFNWLRAEFKDKNGKTAYVDLAKMIDWSGWKTLNVDLSAYGIAFPAQLKRVYVVNVEEGQDERSATGSVAFDNLSFMMPSLSSDAGLPTGTAQMSIGQKSMTVNGTKIATDAAPLLKDGTTYVPIRFVLDAFGGQAGWSGADQRVTVLRGSKLLELTVGKKELVLNGKRMTSSVAPMIVSGRTLVPLRVVSEQLGLTVKWDNNNKTVTIQS; the protein is encoded by the coding sequence ATGAAACGCAAGGAAGCAAGGAACAGAGGCAAGCAGGCAGGCGGTAGAAAATGGCTGGTAATAACGTTGGCTGGTGTGATGGGCATGACTCCGGTGCTGGGGAGCGGACTGCCGTTTGGACAGGGACTGTTATCCGGATATGTGGTAGAAGCCGCGTCAGCATCCAGCGTCACGAAGCTGGGCGAGGAGATCCTTACCTCGGGTGCGGTGCTGATGAAGTACCAGATGAAATCCGGCACGCAGACGACACTGGCTGATGTGATTCGGGTGGATCTGAACAATAAGTATGTGAAGCTGGATGTGATGACCGGGACCAACAATCAGTTCACGGCCAGACAGAGCACCGGGGGCATGGCGCAGGAGAATGGTGCGGTTGCTGCGGTAAATGGGGATTTCTTCATTACAGGCGGGCAAGGGGCTCCCATGGGCGGACAGGTCGGAAACGGAATTCTGATGTCGACTCCATCCCAGCTGCAGGGCATGTACGCGTTCCTGGTCACGAAGGACGGGAAGCCTATGGTGGATGAGTATACCTTTGAAGGCAGTATTCAGGCAGAGAATGGTGCAGTCTTTCCGCTCGCGGGCATGAACAAGTCGGCCTATGTGCCGGAGGGTGGAGCCTCGAAGTACAGCCACCTGGATGCGGCATATATCTACACGGGCGCATGGAAGGCGATAGAGCGGCCAACGAACAGCTCGACAACGCCAACTGAGGTTATGGTGACGAACGGCGTTATTACCGAGATTTCCTCCATGGGGGGCATTCCTTCCGCCGTGCCGGAGGGCAGCTATATACTGAGAACACACGGAAAAGCGGCCGAGTTCGTCCGCAATCAGCTGGCGGTGGGTCAGACTCTGACTGCTAATTATTCGCTGGTATCTAAGCAAAGCGGCGCCCGGGTGAACCCGGACAGCCTGCAGATGATGATCGGGGGACACACTTTGCTGGTCAATGGGGGCAAGGCGTCGTCCTTCACGAGAGATGTCAGCAGCATTGGCGGGACGCGAGCACGGACGGCTGTAGGCTATTCCAAGGACAACCGCTATATTTATCTGGTCACGGCCCAGAAGAATAGCAGCAGTGCAGGAATGTCTTTGAGTCAGCTGCAGGAATTTATGGTCAGCATCGGGGTGTGGAAGGGGCTGAATCTGGATGGCGGCGGCTCCACAACGATGGTTCATCGTCCGCTTGCTGAAGGTTCCACGAAGCTGACGTTCAACACCGAATACGGCACCGCACAGCGGAGTATCGTGAATGCACTGGGTGTTTTTTCGACAGCGCCCAAGGGGTCGCTGAAGGGAGTCAAGATCAGCGGCGACACTACGCTCCTGATCGGGCAGGCAGGGCAGTATCAGTTAAAAGGATACGACACGTACTACAATCCGGTGGATATGGGCAGTGTGAATACCTCATGGAAATCGAGCAGCGGCAGTCTTAAGGTTAATGGAAGCACCATTACGGCGGTCAAGCCGGGAACCTCCACATTGAGTGCAGCCAGCGGCAGTGCCTCAGCATCGATGAAGGTCACGGTGCTCGGCAGTGAGGATATAAAGGAGCTTCGCGCCGGTACGCCTTCCGCACCGCTCGCAGCGGGAACAACGGTATCGGTGCCGGTTACGGCCGTGCTGAACAACGGTTCAAGTGTTGATGTACCGGACAGCGCCCTGCAATGGGAGTTCTCTGGGTTCCAGGGCAAGGTCGCGAACGGACAGCTCACGGTATCCTCGGTGAACCCGGGGACACAGGTCGGCTATGCCATTGCCCGCTATGACGGCTTCAGCACCGTAGTAGTGCTGTCGAGTGCTGCTGAAAGCATGTGGGAGGATTTTGAATATACAAGCTATCCCATCAGCTTTACGACCAATGTTGCCGCAGTGACCGGCAAGGCTGCCATTGTACAGGATAATGATACCAACAATCGCTCGAAGGTGCTGAAGCTGGATTATGATATGACCGGCGGCATCGGTCAGAAAATGTACGCCTACGCCGAGTTTAACGGTACGACAGGCAAAAGCGTGCCTGCCACCGCAGCCTCCATGTCGCTGGATGTGAAGGGAGACACCAGCTTCAATTGGCTTCGCGCAGAGTTTAAGGACAAGAACGGCAAGACCGCTTATGTAGATCTGGCCAAAATGATCGACTGGAGCGGCTGGAAAACATTAAATGTGGATTTGAGCGCCTACGGGATTGCTTTTCCTGCGCAGCTGAAGCGGGTCTATGTAGTCAATGTCGAAGAAGGGCAGGATGAGCGGTCGGCGACGGGCTCGGTTGCTTTTGACAATCTCTCGTTTATGATGCCATCCTTGTCGAGTGATGCCGGATTGCCGACAGGAACCGCGCAGATGAGCATCGGACAGAAATCGATGACGGTGAACGGCACCAAGATCGCTACTGACGCAGCACCGCTGCTCAAGGACGGGACGACTTACGTGCCGATCCGCTTCGTGCTGGATGCCTTTGGCGGCCAGGCCGGCTGGAGCGGAGCAGATCAACGCGTGACGGTTTTGCGGGGCAGCAAGCTGCTGGAGCTGACGGTCGGGAAGAAGGAGCTGGTGCTAAATGGGAAGCGAATGACGTCCTCCGTAGCACCGATGATTGTAAGTGGAAGGACTTTAGTCCCACTTCGTGTCGTTTCTGAACAGCTAGGACTGACTGTAAAATGGGACAACAATAACAAGACCGTTACGATCCAATCATGA
- the metK gene encoding methionine adenosyltransferase: MTLKGRRLFTSESVTEGHPDKICDQISDAVLDAFLANDPNARVACEVSVATGLVLVIGEISTKSEYVDIPSIVRNTVKEIGYTRAKYGFDFNTCAVLTSLNEQSADIAQGVNAALENRDPAQMDKETENIGAGDQGLMFGFATNETPELMPLPIALSHRIARRLSEVRKNGTLDYLRPDGKTQVTIEYDGDQPVRVDAIVVSTQHAEEVTLEQIQKDIKEQVILPVVPAELLDGETKYYINPTGRFVIGGPQGDAGLTGRKIIVDTYGGYARHGGGAFSGKDPTKVDRSAAYAARYVAKNLVAAGLADKCEIQLAYAIGVATPVSISVDTYGTGKVSEEKLVSLIRNNFDLRPAGIIRMLDLRRPIYKQTAAYGHFGRTDLDLPWERIDKADILKEQAGI, from the coding sequence ATGACTTTAAAAGGGCGCCGCTTGTTTACCTCGGAATCCGTGACGGAAGGCCATCCGGACAAGATCTGTGACCAGATTTCCGATGCTGTACTCGACGCTTTTTTGGCCAACGATCCCAACGCGCGCGTTGCATGCGAGGTATCTGTAGCTACTGGTCTGGTTTTGGTTATCGGTGAAATCAGCACCAAATCCGAATATGTGGACATTCCGTCCATCGTACGCAATACCGTGAAAGAAATCGGGTATACCCGTGCTAAATACGGTTTTGACTTCAACACCTGTGCGGTGTTGACATCCTTGAATGAACAGTCTGCGGATATCGCCCAAGGCGTAAACGCGGCGCTGGAGAATCGTGATCCTGCCCAGATGGATAAGGAAACCGAGAACATTGGTGCGGGTGACCAAGGCCTGATGTTCGGCTTCGCAACGAATGAAACCCCGGAGCTGATGCCGCTTCCGATCGCCTTGTCCCATCGTATTGCACGCCGCTTGTCGGAAGTGCGTAAGAACGGTACACTGGATTACCTGCGTCCGGACGGTAAGACGCAAGTAACGATCGAATATGATGGCGATCAGCCAGTGCGTGTCGATGCCATTGTTGTATCTACACAGCATGCTGAAGAAGTGACTCTGGAGCAAATCCAGAAGGATATTAAAGAACAAGTTATTCTTCCTGTTGTTCCGGCAGAGCTGCTGGACGGCGAGACGAAATATTATATTAACCCGACAGGGCGCTTCGTCATTGGCGGTCCTCAAGGGGATGCCGGTCTGACCGGACGGAAGATTATCGTAGATACCTACGGCGGTTATGCCCGTCATGGCGGCGGTGCGTTCTCCGGTAAGGATCCGACGAAGGTTGACCGTTCTGCAGCGTATGCAGCACGTTATGTGGCGAAGAACCTCGTCGCTGCAGGCCTTGCTGACAAGTGTGAAATCCAGCTGGCGTATGCGATCGGTGTGGCTACACCGGTATCGATCAGCGTGGACACTTATGGCACAGGCAAGGTGAGCGAAGAGAAGCTCGTCTCCCTGATCCGCAATAACTTCGATCTGCGTCCTGCAGGCATTATCCGCATGCTGGATCTGCGTCGTCCGATCTACAAGCAGACTGCAGCGTATGGACATTTTGGCCGTACCGATCTGGATCTGCCTTGGGAGCGTATCGACAAAGCGGACATCCTGAAGGAACAAGCAGGCATCTAA
- a CDS encoding alpha/beta-type small acid-soluble spore protein, translating into MASRNARQRQVVPESRHMLHQMKYEIAAEFGIIPHSSPTAYGADTEFGGELGEMGTRGYNTSRRPGWGHYTSRQNGSVGGEITKRLVRQAEQGMFGSLGD; encoded by the coding sequence ATGGCCAGCAGAAATGCAAGACAGCGGCAAGTCGTTCCAGAAAGCCGGCATATGCTGCATCAAATGAAGTATGAAATCGCCGCCGAATTTGGTATTATTCCTCATTCCTCACCTACTGCCTATGGCGCCGACACGGAATTTGGCGGAGAGCTCGGCGAGATGGGTACCAGGGGCTACAATACTTCCCGCAGACCTGGATGGGGGCATTATACCTCGCGTCAAAATGGTTCTGTCGGCGGAGAAATTACGAAGCGACTGGTCCGCCAGGCGGAGCAGGGGATGTTCGGCTCGTTGGGAGATTGA